One Cohnella candidum genomic region harbors:
- the aac(6') gene encoding aminoglycoside 6'-N-acetyltransferase — protein sequence MILRRIEESSERYLGPLTDMALDLWPDSDYDELRNEFFEFLQSDKDKVYLYLADDLPVAFIHLCIRFDYVEGSVTSPVGYVEGIYVKPEYRRQGISKALLQKSEEWMKSKGCKQIGSDIEYDNHTSYQFHLGVGFKEANRIICFIKDLE from the coding sequence TTGATCCTGAGGCGGATTGAAGAATCAAGCGAACGGTATCTTGGGCCATTAACGGATATGGCGCTGGACCTCTGGCCGGACAGTGATTATGACGAACTCCGAAATGAATTCTTCGAGTTTCTGCAATCGGACAAAGATAAGGTTTATCTCTATTTGGCAGACGATCTGCCCGTGGCATTCATCCACCTGTGCATCAGATTCGACTATGTAGAAGGTTCGGTAACGAGCCCTGTCGGTTATGTAGAAGGGATATACGTTAAACCGGAGTACAGACGGCAGGGGATTTCTAAAGCGCTTCTGCAGAAGAGCGAGGAATGGATGAAAAGCAAAGGCTGTAAACAAATCGGCTCGGACATCGAGTATGACAACCATACGAGCTATCAATTTCATCTCGGCGTCGGATTCAAAGAAGCCAACCGGATTATCTGTTTTATTAAAGATCTCGAATAA
- a CDS encoding methionine ABC transporter permease: MLADFFGIFGEFWDLYVQSMKETGIMVGYALLVSAVIGLFLGVVLVVTRPGHIYQNTLIYQILNVVINILRSLPFIILMVAIIPFTKSIVGTTIGVKGAIVPLVVYTAPYLARLMESALLEVDRGVIEAFQAMGATRRQIITRVILREARPGLILGLTIGTISLVGASAMAGVVGAGGLGDVAIRYGYQRWEPNVMITCVILLILSVQLVQSIGTVIAKKLRKR; encoded by the coding sequence ATGCTGGCTGACTTTTTCGGCATCTTCGGGGAATTCTGGGACTTATACGTGCAATCGATGAAAGAGACAGGCATCATGGTCGGTTACGCCTTGCTCGTTTCCGCGGTGATCGGATTGTTTCTCGGCGTTGTGCTCGTCGTCACCCGGCCTGGGCATATCTATCAAAATACGTTGATTTATCAAATTTTGAACGTGGTCATTAATATTTTGCGCTCGCTGCCGTTCATCATTTTGATGGTCGCCATCATCCCTTTCACGAAATCCATTGTCGGCACGACGATCGGGGTGAAAGGCGCCATCGTGCCGCTGGTCGTCTATACGGCCCCTTACCTTGCACGGTTGATGGAATCGGCCCTTCTTGAGGTCGATCGCGGCGTCATCGAGGCGTTTCAAGCCATGGGAGCGACCCGAAGGCAAATCATTACGCGCGTAATTCTACGGGAAGCGAGACCCGGCCTCATACTCGGATTAACGATCGGAACCATCAGCCTGGTCGGCGCTTCCGCGATGGCCGGGGTGGTCGGGGCCGGCGGTCTGGGCGACGTCGCCATTCGGTACGGTTATCAGCGCTGGGAACCGAACGTCATGATCACCTGCGTGATCTTGCTCATCCTTTCCGTTCAACTCGTCCAGTCGATCGGCACCGTGATTGCCAAAAAGTTGCGTAAACGTTAA
- a CDS encoding methionine ABC transporter ATP-binding protein gives MIHLENVTKVFHQHKQKIEAVKKVTLQVGKGEIFGIIGYSGAGKSTLIRCINFLERPTEGTVRINGVDLAGLNEAQLRQTRRKIGMIFQNFNLLSSNTVFDNVAAPLRLVNAPKKEITRKVHELLELVGLKDKESVYPSQLSGGQKQRVAIARALASDPEILLCDEATSALDPQTTESILELLLEINRKYNLTIVLITHEMHVIKKICDRVAVMENGEVVEEGKVLDVFSNPKQTITRNFIKTIFDVNLPESLLKKIKERNSSGKLLRISFVGEHVAEPIWADLATRFSLRPNILYGNITQIKDTTYGTLVVRVTGEAEAIQAGMDYLSKQELQIEVIDHAG, from the coding sequence ATGATTCATCTAGAGAACGTAACGAAAGTCTTTCATCAACATAAACAAAAAATCGAAGCCGTCAAAAAAGTCACGCTGCAGGTGGGCAAAGGCGAAATTTTTGGCATTATCGGTTACAGCGGCGCGGGAAAGAGCACCCTGATCCGTTGCATCAACTTCCTGGAACGGCCGACCGAAGGAACCGTCCGGATCAACGGGGTCGATCTGGCCGGGTTGAACGAAGCCCAGCTCCGGCAAACGCGGCGTAAAATCGGCATGATTTTTCAAAACTTCAATTTGCTCTCTTCCAATACGGTGTTTGACAACGTGGCCGCGCCTCTGCGGCTGGTGAATGCCCCGAAAAAGGAAATCACCAGAAAGGTCCATGAACTGTTGGAGCTGGTCGGACTGAAGGATAAGGAATCCGTTTACCCTTCCCAGCTTTCCGGCGGCCAAAAGCAACGCGTCGCGATCGCGCGGGCATTGGCCAGCGATCCGGAAATCTTGTTGTGCGACGAAGCGACGTCGGCGCTTGACCCGCAAACCACCGAGTCCATTCTCGAACTGCTGCTCGAAATCAACCGCAAATACAATCTCACGATCGTATTGATCACCCATGAGATGCATGTCATCAAGAAAATTTGCGACCGCGTCGCGGTCATGGAAAACGGAGAAGTCGTCGAAGAAGGCAAAGTGCTGGACGTATTTTCGAATCCGAAGCAGACGATTACCCGAAACTTCATCAAGACCATTTTCGACGTGAACTTACCCGAGTCTCTGCTCAAGAAAATCAAAGAGCGGAACAGTTCCGGAAAACTATTGCGGATATCGTTCGTCGGCGAGCACGTCGCGGAGCCGATCTGGGCGGATTTGGCCACCCGGTTCTCGCTGCGCCCCAATATTCTGTACGGCAACATCACGCAAATCAAGGATACGACTTACGGAACCCTCGTCGTTCGAGTAACGGGCGAAGCGGAGGCCATTCAGGCAGGCATGGATTACTTGTCCAAACAAGAGCTGCAGATTGAGGTGATTGACCATGCTGGCTGA